The Paenibacillus sp. BIC5C1 DNA segment AAGACCGTGTACTGGTTCATGAAAATAAAACCGTTGTGTTTTAAGCTAATGCTTTAATACTGCGCAAGGTTGATTCGGAAAGATACAGTTCAGTTCTATTCCGAAAAAAGAAAAGGCGATTCCCTATTCATGTCTAAACGGGGGATCGCCTTTTTGACTGTGTTTCCATACATGACCGCATACACCAACGGCCACGCCAAATAACACATGCCCTGCCAGCCAGTAAAATATGGCTTTTATATCATATAGATCAGGCACACGGCTTGATAGCTGGGAGAGCGGGATATACAGCAGGGAAGAGAGAACGCCGATCAGGACGCCATTGGCTATCGGATGACCTGAACGCTGAATCCACCATATGTAGAAGATACCAATGATAATGGAAACGATAAGATGCAGCATAAATTCAATGTATTCAGGTAATGTCGGCGGAAGCCATGGAACAAAATCAATGTTCAGCAGCAAGGTATAGACTTTTTCACCAGTGTAAGTCTGCATAGCCTTTAAAAAGAACCCAAGCACCAGTCCGGATGTAAGACCTGTTAAAACCCCGGCTTTCCAGGGTAATATGTGCTTTAGCGAATTTGGTGACTTAGCCAAATGTTCCGGCATATGCGAATCCTCCTTTCCATATGAAGTACAACCTAATGTACACAAAAGTCCAATTTTTCCAATCATGATCAAAGACCATTATATGCAAAATCAACTTCGATATCTAAAAAGAGTATGGTTTTCCGCTTAAAGGTTATACTTCATCCGATGGATTTGCGATGCTGGCTGAGCTAGAAGATATGTAGAAATGCTCAGTATGACACTCTTTTTGCGCAACTGGAAACAAATCCCTCGTCATAAACAGCCGAATTTTCCCGATCTTCTAAAAGAAGGTTATGGAAAAGCTTCACGCCAAGTGATACAATACAAAAGTGAATAAGTCAAAATGAAACACTCAAGCGGATTCACTTATTGTGAAATTCGGTTTGCTTGTATGATGAGAGGGATTCGCTTGCGCAACCCGACTTATCTAAAGACATGAGGAGGACAAACCATGACTGACAAGAACGAAGCGATTCAAAAGGAAGAGAACAACACCATCGACAACCTGTCGATCACTACCGTACGTACACTGGCGATTGATGCAATCGAGAAGGCAAATTCCGGACACCCGGGAATGCCGATGGGCTCCGCTCCAATGGGGTACCAACTTTTTGCAAAAACGATGACACATAACCCGGACCACCCAACTTGGGTTAACCGGGACCGTTTTGTCCTGTCCGCAGGACATGGCTCCATGTTGCTTTACAGCTTGCTTCACCTGAGTGGGTATGACCTGCCTATGGAAGAATTGAAACAGTTCCGTCAATGGGGAAGCAAAACGCCGGGTCACCCGGAATTCGGACATACTGCAGGCGTTGACGCAACAACTGGACCACTGGGCCAAGGTATTGCTATGGCTGTAGGTATGGCTATGGCTGAAGCTCAACTGGGCGCAACATACAATAAAGACAAATTCAACGTAATCGACCACTACACATACGCAATCTGTGGTGACGGTGACTTGATGGAAGGCGTATCCCATGAATCAGCTTCCCTGGCTGGACGTTTGCACTTGGGCAAATTGATCATGTTGTTCGACTCCAATGACATCACTTTGGACGGTAAATTGAACCTGTCTTCTTCTGAGAGCATCGCGAAGCGTTTTGAAGCTTACGGCTGGCAAGTGCTGCGCGTTGAAGATGGTAACGATCTACCTGCAATCCAAAAAGCAATTGAGGAAGGTCAAGCAGATACGCTTCGCCCTACATTGATTGAAGTTAAAACTGTAATTGGTTACGGTAGCCCGAACAAACAAGGTAAAGGCGGCCACGGCGGTACTCACGGATCTCCACTGGGTGCAGACGAAGCCAAATTGACTAAAGAGTTTTACAAATGGGTTTACGAGGAAGATTTCCACGTTCCAACTGAAGTTCGCGAACACTTTGCACAAGTGAAAGATCGTGGTATCTCTGCAAACAAAGCATGGGACGAGAAATTTGCCGAGTACAAAAAAGCATTCCCTGAGCTGGCAGCTCAATTCGAAACGGCAATCAATGGCGACCTTCCAGAAGGTTGGGATCGCGATCTGCCTAAATATGCAGCAACAGACAAAGCTGTATCCACTCGTGTAGCTTCAGGTAATGCACTGAACGGTTTGGCTCATAACGTGCCACAACTGACAGGTGGATCTGCTGACTTGGAAAGCTCCACAATGACTCACTTGAACAACCTGGAGAACTTCTCACCTGAAGATTATTCCGGTCGCAACATCTACTTCGGTATCCGTGAATTCGGTATGGCTGGAGCAATGAACGGTATGGCACTGCACAGTGGTGTGAAAGTATTCGGAGGTACATTCTTCGTATTTACAGACTATCTGCGTCCAGCTGTTCGTCTGGCTGCCCTGATGGGTCTGCCTGTAACGTACGTCCTGACTCACGACAGTATCGCTGTTGGTGAAGACGGTCCTACTCACGAACCAATCGAGCAATTGGCATCCCTGCGTATCATTCCTAACCTGACGGTTATACGTCCAGCTGACGGTAATGAAACTTCTGCAGCATGGGCTTATGCGCTTGAGAACAAGAGCAACCCGGTTGCACTCGTACTCACTCGTCAAAACCTGCCGATTCTGGAAGGTACTGTTGAAGGTTCCCGTGAAAACGTGAAACGTGGCGCGTATGTTGTCTCTGATGCAAAAGAAGGCAAAGCTGTTGCCCAAATCATCGCTACAGGTTCCGAAGTGCAACTGGCTGTCAAAGCCCAAGCAGCACTTGCTGAACAAGGCATCCAAGTTCGCGTAATCAGCATGCCGAGCTGGGATCTGTTCGAGAAACAGGACAAAGCATACAAAGAATCCGTCCTGCTTCCGGATGTTAAAGCTCGTCTGGCGATTGAAATGGCTCACCCAATGGGTTGGGAAAAATATGTCGGCGATCAAGGAGACATTCTCGGAATCAGCACATTTGGTGCATCGGCGCCTGGCGACCGTGTTATCCAAGAGTATGGTTTCACTGTGGAAAACGTGGTTAGCCGCGTAAAAGCATTGCTGTAATAGCTTGAAAAATGCTGCAGGAGGGACAGTTAACTTCTGTCCTGCCGAGCAGTAAGTGAATTCCGGCAGAGAATGGGTGGGCGACCACCCTGATCTGTTTTGCCTTTTGTTTTCATTAACTTCAGGGGGAGCGGGTACGCATGTCACAGTTTGATCAAGTCAGTGTAGTGAAAGAGGCCAACATTTATTATGAGGGCCAGGTAACTAGCAGAACAGTTATTTTGGGGGATGGCAGCAAGGTGACCCTGGGCATTATGCTTCCAGGCAGTTATGAGTTCGGTACAGATTCCCGTGAGATTATGGAGATTCTGTCCGGCGATCTGAGAGTATTACTTCCCGGAGAAGAAGATTGGCAAGAGATTCAAGGTCAAGCTACGTTCCACGTGCCTGCCGAATCCAAATTTAAACTGGAGATACGCAGCGTTACCGACTACTGCTGCTCGTACCCGGCGGAATAATACAAGAAGGGTAACCAGAACCGCGACTCGCGGATTCGGTTAACCCTTTTTGCTTCTTAAACTCTACGACAAAGTTCGGGCTGCAAGCTTGTCAGCCCTGTGGATTTGAAGTATCCTTAGGCTAAGTTGTTTTGAATGGAAAACGGAAAAAATACGCTACCGATATCAGGAGGTTTTATAGATCATGGCAAAAAAAGTGAAGTTTGACTACAGCACTGCCCTGCAATTCGTCAATCAGCATGAAGTGGACTATTTCGCTGAACCGATTCGTTTGGCTCACGAGCAGCTCCACAACGGAACGGGAACCGGATCGGACTATCTGGGCTGGATTGACCTGCCTACCGCTTATGACAAAGAAGAGTTCTCCCGTATTCAAAAAGCGGCTGCTAAAATCCAAAGCGATTCTGAAGTACTGATCGTCATCGGTATTGGTGGATCATACCTTGGCGCACGTGCAGCGATTGAGATGCTTACGCACTCTTTCTACAACAATCTGCCAAAAGACAAACGCAAAACGCCTGAAATCTACTTTGCTGGAAACAACATCAGCTCCACGTATGTAACTCATTTGCTGGATCTGGTTGAAGGCAAAGACTTCTCCGTTAACGTGATCTCCAAATCCGGTACAACAACAGAGCCGGCGATTGCTTTCCGTATCTTCCGTGCAGCACTGGAGAAAAAATACGGTAAAGAAGAAGCTCGCAAACGTATCTATGCTACAACAGATAAAGAGCGCGGAGCACTGAAAAAACTGGCGAATGAAGAAGGCTATGAATCCTTCATTATCCCGGATGATGTAGGTGGACGTTACTCCGTTCTGACGGCTGTAGGTTTGCTGCCAATCGCAGCAGCTGGCATCAGCATCGAAGAAATGATGCAAGGTGCGGCTGACGCTTCCAAAGAATACAGCAACCCGAACGTAGCCGAGAACGAAGCGTATCAATATGCAGCTGTTCGTAACGCACTGTATCGCAAAGGTAAAGGAACAGAAATCCTCGTGAACTACGAGCCATCCCTGCACTTTGTATCCGAATGGTGGAAACAGCTTTACGGAGAGAGTGAAGGTAAAGACTACAAAGGGATTTATCCTGCATCCGTTGATTTCTCAACTGACTTGCACTCGATGGGTCAATTCATTCAAGAGGGCAGCCGGAACATCTTCGAAACTGTGATTCAGGTTGCTGAAGTATCGGAGCATATTTCGATCGAAGCGGATCCAGATGATCTGGATGGTCTGAATTTCCTTGAAGGTAAAACGATGGACTTTGTTAACAAAAAAGCGTTCCAAGGAACACTGCTTGCACACACAGATGGTCAAGTACCAAACTTGATTGTGAACATTCCAGATATGTCTCCATATTCTTTCGGATATCTGGTATACTTCTTTGAAAAAGCATGCGGCATTAGTGGTTACCTGCTGGGAGTCAATCCATTTGACCAACCAGGCGTGGAAGCTTACAAGAAAAATATGTTCGCTTTGCTGGGCAAACCAGGCTTTGAAGAAGAGAAAGCAGCGCTTGAAGCGAGACTTTCCGAATAATTCATCGGTCTGCTCATATAGTTAAATAAGGTAATGTAATTACATTCGGGGAGTCATTGTGAAGCAATGGTTTCCCGGATGTTAAACCAAGGCAGTTCGTCCGCGTGCGTGCGGGGAACTGCTTTCTTGTAAAATGGATCAAATTGGTGGAAAGTTGGATAGGGATGATTGAACGTTATCGCACGGTTCGAGGACCGGGCAATCTGGAAATTGTAATCAAAAAGTCGCGATTTATCGGTCATATTATGCCGGTCACGACGGAAGAAGAAGCAAACGCTTTTATCGATGAAATCAAGAAAAAACATTGGAATGCTACTCATAACTGCTCGGCGTACATGATTGGTGAGCGGGATGAGATCCAGAAGCAATCCGATGATGGCGAACCAAGCGGAACCGCTGGCAAACCGATTCTTGAAGTCATCAAAAATCAGCAATTGAAAAATGTGGCTATCGTTGTTACACGTTACTTTGGGGGAATTATGCTTGGAGCAGGTGGGTTAATTCGCGCTTATACGGATGGAGCAGTTGCAGCCATTGAAGCCGGGGAAGCGATTACCAAAGTGCTCCATCGTGAAGTGTTTGTTGAACTGGATTATACATGGCTGGGCAAAGTGGAAAATGAATTAAGGAGTCGGGAAGTCCGTACAGGTGAAACTGGGTTCACCGATAAGGTTACGTTGACTTGTCTTCCGCCGGATAGTGAAACCGAGGCATTTGTGGCCTGGATCACAGATTTGACGCAAGGGCAATCCCGGATCACGGAGGGACAGCGGCTTTATTTTATTGAAGGGGAATAAAATATATGGCTAGAAGAGCAGTCGAACAGGAGTTGTCGAGGGAGCGGATACTGGAGGCGGCGAGGCATCTTTTTATTACCAAAGGATACCGTGCCATTTCGATGCGAAGCATCGGCCAGCATCTGGGCTATAGTCATGGGTCGCTGTATTATCATTTTAAGGAAAAGGCAGAGCTGTTTTATGCCATCGTGGTTGAAGATTTCAATCATCTGGGGCATTTGCTGCTGCAAGCCATGGTCAGGCCAGTCATGGGCGGCGTGAGCAAGGTTGAACATATCATGATGGAGTTTATTCGTTTTGGTTTGGAGAATCCGTATCAGTATGAGATCATGTTCATGATTCGGGATGAGGAATTGCTATCGTATTGTCGTACGGAGCAAGGAAGATGTTTTGAATTGTTCGCCTCCATTATTCGGCAATACATGAATGAAGAGGGCTGTACGGAAGAGGATATTCAATGTGTACCACGTACGCTGTTTTTGTCCATGCACGGATTCATATCGTATTACATTCAGGACCGTTTAACCTTTGCAGAGATTGAATCGGCTGCGTCATCTCATGTCAAAGTACTCTGTCGTAATCTCCAACACCAGCCTGGCGTCCAATAAGGCGCTTTTGTCGCACTCCACACTTCAGGGCGGTGAATTGTCATAACATTAATTCTTTATAACGTTGTCTCGCGAAAGTATTTGCGCGAAGAAGACCATGACAGGCGGATTACATCCCTAAAATAGGGTGGACCGCCTGTTTGTTTTTTTATTTCGACTGATGGGAAATCAATAGAAATGGGGTTGAAATGAATCTAACCTTCCATGATTTTAAGGAAATATTCCCGCTGACGAGGACCATCAAATTCGCAAAAATAGATGCCCTGCCATCTGCCAAGCAGTAATCTGCCCTCATGTATAATCACCGTTTGTGATGGGCCGGTTGTGATCGATTTCAAGTGAGAAGCCGTATTTCCCTCAGCATGCCGATATTCGGGATGTTCCCAAGGATACACTTCGTTCAGACGAAGCAGTACGTCATGTTTGACATCCGGGTCTGCATTTTCATTAATTGCAATGCCTGCTGTCGTATGTGGACAATAAATCAATACAGTTCCATTCTGCACACCGCTATTGCGGACAACCTGCTCCACCTCCCGCGTAATATCCTGCATCTCATCCCTTCGGGATGTCGATAAATTCTTCGTATATAACATACTACTCAACTCCTTTGCTCCGCATTTTGTCCTCTAGATTGTACCTTAACCATTAGATACCAAACAAACCACTAAAATAAAGATGACCAAAGAAATCTGGGGATAACAGCGATGGAAGGTAGTTCTGACTGTGTAGAAGGCAGTGAGATCTTTATAAAATCCATCTCATATGTACGCCGATTATATTCAATAAAAGCATTGACGATTAGCACTGCAAACTGGTAAAGTATCAGATAAGCAAAAACCAAGTAGACTAATGGGAATAATATTAAAGTAATAAAATCCAACTTAGGAAAATCGTTGTACCAAAGCAGGAAGACTGCCGACCGGACATAGAACCGGAGGCTGGGAGGGAATGCAGCAATGAATACCGTTCTTCGTCACAAGGGATGGACTTGGGGATTCCGCAGTACCGTATTGCTATATTTTATCGTACTCATTGTACTTCCAATCATCGGTGTGTACGTCAATTCCTTCTCTGAAGGATGGAGCAACTTTATCCAAAGCATCATGGACCCAATTGCATGGAAAGCTGTGCTGTTAACGATCCGTCTGGCTGTTATAGCCACGGTGATTAACGTCATTTTGGGAACCATGATTGCCTGGGTGCTGACACGTTATCGCTTTTTTGGGAGGTCGTTCCTTAACAGTCTGGTAGATCTTCCTTTTGCTCTTCCAACAGCCGTTGGTGGCCTGATGATTATGCTGCTCCTGGGTCCGATCAGTGCCATTGGTAAACTGGCGGAATCCATGGGGTTTGAAATTGTGTTTCACCAGCCTGCGATTGTGATCGCAATGACCTTTGTTACGTTTCCATTCGTCATCCGTGCGGTGCAGCCTTTACTCGAGGAGATCGATCCTTCAGAGGAAGAGGCATCCTACACGATGGGAGCATCAAAGGCGCGCACATTCAGGCAGGTCATTCTTCCGTCCATGGCTCCGGGTATGATTAGTGGGGGAATGCTCGCATTCTCCAGAGCACTGGCCGAATTTGGAGCTGTTGTGCTGGTGGCAGGCAATATTCCGGGAAGAACATTGACGGCTTCCGTATTTATTTACGGCGAGATCGAAAGTGACAATCCAACCGGTGCCGCGGCCGTATCCGTACTGCTTTTAACACTCTCCTTCCTAATCCTCTGGCTCATTAATCTGGTACAGATGCGGGGGAGAAGACGATGAGGCGGCTATTAATAGGACTGACGTTTGCGGTGTTCATTGTACTGCTGATCATCCCGCTTGGACGTATTTTTATTGGTGCATTTGAAGATGGGGCAGGAGGATTCCTGGATGGGCTGTTGCGCCCCGAAGCGCTGCATGCCTTGATGATGACAGGGCTTGTTGTGCTTGTTGTCACACTGTTAAATACATTGTTTGGTGTAATGATGGCCATCTATCTGGTTCGCGCCGGATGGCTGAGTGACCGGGTGAAAGGGCTGCTGAACAGCATTGTGGATCTGCCCTATGCCGTATCGCCAGTCATTGGCGGATTGATGATTGTACTACTGCTGGGTCCCAATAGCATTATGGGTGCTTTTTTTGAAGGCATTGGATTTAATGTGGTGTATGCCTTCCCTGGCATGGTCATTGCAACGTTGTTTGTCACCTTTCCACTGATGGTTCGAGAGGTGATGCCTGTCTTGCAGGAGCTTGGATCTCAGCAGGAAGAGGCTGCGTCAACGCTTGGTGCATATGGCTGGAGAACGTTTTGGAGTGTTACCTGGCCTTCCATACGCTGGGCAGTTGTGTACGGTCTTGTGTTGACGGTTGCACGCTCGCTTGGGGAATTCGGTGCAGTGCTGGTTGTATCGGGTAACATTATGAACAAAACGCAGACGGCTACAACGCTTGTATATCAGGATGTAGAGAATTTTAACGTTGCTGCCGCAAATGGTGTGGCATTGGTACTGGTTACCTTTTCTGTCGGACTGCTGCTTATGATGGAATGGGCCAAGAAGCGAAAGGAAGTGCATTGAGATGCATGTGGAAGTCCGTGATCTGAATAAACATTTCGGTGATTTTCATGCGGTAAAAGATGTCTCGTTCGATATTGCCAAAGGCCATCTGATCGGTTTGCTGGGGCCCAGCGGAGGTGGGAAAACGTCCATTCTGCGTATGCTGGCAGGGCTGGAGAATCCGGGTTCCGGAGAGATTCGTTTTCACGGAAAGGTCGTAAACCATCTGCCTCCGCAGGAGCGGGGAATCGGATTTGTATTTCAGAACTATGCCTTGTTCAAACATATGACGGTATTTGATAATATCGCCTTTGGACTCAAGGTAAAAAAGGCCCCCAAAGCCCAGATCCGTGATCGGGTCATGGAGTTGGTGGAATTGACAGGGTTGAAAGGTTTCGAACAGCGTTATCCACATCAGTTGTCTGGTGGACAGCGGCAGCGTGTCGCTTTTGCCAGAGCATTGGCCCCAGAGCCCCAGCTGCTGCTGCTGGATGAACCGTTCGCCGCGATTGATGCCAAGATCCGTCAGGAATTGCGTTCGTGGTTGAGAGAACTGATTGAACGGGTGGGCATCACTTCGATTTTTGTAACCCATGACCAGGATGAAGCAATTGAAGTTGCCGACGAAATTATGATTATCAGCCAAGGACGGTTGGAGCAAAAGGGCACACCTTGGGATATTTACAAAAATCCAGAGACCCCTTTTGTTGCTACATTTATAGGGGAATCTACCGTCGTGGAGGATGCTTCACAGCTCAAGGGCTTCGAACATGCGGTGGAAGGGGAGCGCACCCGTGCGCTGATCCGGCCTGAGTATATCGAAATCGGTTTGAAGAACGAGTTTAGCATGCTATCCGCTACTGAAAAGGGTATCGTCAAACACCTTCATTTCCGCGGAAGTGAATGGATGGTGGAAGTGGAAGTTGAGGGCCATAAACTCATTACGTACCGTTCACTGGAGAAAACAACGCTGCAAGTCGGCCAACAGATCCGGGTACTCGTGCATCGGGCATATCTGTTCAATGATACCCATAGCTGGGTTGTGGAGAACCGATTGAAGGAAGATCCAATGCCGGTCATCATCTAACTGAAGATCACTTGCTTCAGAAATGTTCTAGAATTTTGGAGAGAGGTGCTGCCCATGCAGACGATGAAGAAGAAAATCAACCCTTTATACGTTGTCCTCATGCTTCTGCTCGTCTGCATGACCGTTGGATGTAGCAAGCAGGAGGATGCAAGCGGACAGAACGGAACCTCGACAGACGACCAATCCAATACATTGGTTATCGGTGCTTACAGTGTAGCCAAAGACGCCGTCGGAGAGTTATTGCCCAAGTTCCAGGCGGAATGGAAAGCCAAGACTGGACAGACGGTTCACTTTCAAGAATCTTATGAAGCCTCAGGGACACAAGCAAGAGCCATTGTTGGTGGATTCGAAGCTGATGTTGCGCTTTTGGCGATGGAAAGTGATATCGACAAGCTGGTCAAAGCTGATCTGGTCAGCTCCAACTGGAAACAGGCACCAAATGATGGCATGATCACTCGCTCGATCGTTGTTCTCGGTACAAGAGCAGGCAATCCGCTGGGTATTCGCGATTTTGAAGATTTGACCAAGCCGGGGGTTAAGGTGCTGTATCCTAATCCCAAGACGTCAGGCGGAGCGCAGTGGGACATTAATGCCATCTATGGTGCAGGGTTGAAGTTGTCTGAGGCGCAAGGGAAGAAAGATCCTGCCGTGGCTAAAGCTTTTCTGGAAAAAGTACATGAGAATGTCGAGTCACTGGATAAGAGTGGCCGTTCCTCCATGGCGGCTTTCGAATATGGCGTGGGTGATGTTATCGTCACATATGAAAATGAATTGCTTGCCCGGATTGCGAAGGGTGTAAATTACGACATTGTGGTTCCCAAAAACACAATCCTGATTGAGAATCCGGCGGTTGTCGTGGACAAATATGCGGATAAGCATGGCAATCGTGAATTGGCGGAGGCTTTTGTAGCCTATCTAAGTACGCCGGAAGCACAGCGCATTTTTGCCAAGCACGGTTTCCGTTCGGTAGACCCTGAAGTGTTTGCAGAGACGAAGTCCTCGTTCCCAACGCCTGAAGGTCTGTTCGATATTAACTACCTCGGTGGATGGGACAAAGTACGCAGTACACTGTATTCCAAACGAGGCGTATGGTACCAGGTGTTGGCCGGGTTGTAGGATCGTACGAGCTTCATCTTGGTATTGAATATCAGGAGATTAATTGTCATTCAAACCTTCATTTCACGATACAACGTGATCTGGAGGTTTTTTGCATTGATAGGTAATAATGTTATTTCATTTAAACCCGATAGGTTAAGTTGGAAAAAATCGTTGCAATTTGTCGAATCCTTGCCTATACTATCTAACAGAACGTTAAATTACAGCGAGGGGAAATATCATAATGAAATCGAAAAAAATGTGGCTGTCATTGATGCTGGTTCTGGTTGTAGCAATCATGAGTGCATGCGGAAGCAGCGGTGACGGAACAAGTTCTTCGTCTAATAACGCAGAAAATACAGCGACAACGGATGATGGGCAACCGAAAGACGGAGGAAGCATCATTATTGCTGTTCAGGATGATCCTAAAGTGATGAATCCGATCTATGCGGGTGACCGTGTAACGTTGACGATTGATCAATCCTTATATGCTCCACTGTTCAATGTGAATGATGGTAAAAAAACGTATGTTCTCGCAGAAAGCGACAGCTTCTCTGATGATCACCTGACGTATACATTGAAGCTGAAAGACGGCCTGAAATGGCATGACGGACAGCCTCTGACAGCGGATGATATTGTGTTCACAATGGATAGCATCCTTGATGAGAAACAGCACAGTTCTTCCCGTAGTCAGTATGTTTTTGATGGCAAACCGGTAAAAGTAACCAAGGTCGATGACCTGACGGTGGAATTCAAATTGCCGGAAGTATCTGCTGCTTTTGAAGGAGCATTGGTTTCTTTCTCGCCAATCCCTAAACACATTTTCGAAGGCGAAGCCGATATTGAGAAAAGCGACAAAAACAACAACCCGATCGGTTCCGGTCCGTTCAAGTTCAAGGAATATCGTCCGGGCGAATACGTAACACTGGAACGTTTTGATGACTACTTTGCTGGCAAAGCTCATCTGGATAGCGTGACGTATCGTGTAGCGAAAGACCCAAATGCAGCGAACCTGGCTTTGCAAAACGGCGAGATTCAAATGCGTATGGTCGACACACAGGATTACAACAAATTGAATGACACAGGCAAATTCAACATGCTGACTTACCCGGAAGGCCGCTTGCAATACATGGTGTTCAACCTGAACGTGCCTTCAATGCAAAAGAAAGAAGTTCGTCAAGCGATTGCTTATGCTTTGGATAAAAATGAACTGATCACTGCTTCGTATTCCTCAGCTGATTTTGCTGAACCGGCTCCGTCGATTCTGACACCGGACACGCTGTACCAAACGAATGATGTTGAGAAATACGACTACAACGTGGAAAAAGCAAAACAATTGCTGGCTGATGCAGGCGTAAGCAATCTGAAATTGCGTCTTGCTTACACAAACACCAACAAACCACAAACAAGCCAAGCGCTGTACATTCAGCAAAAGCTGAAAGACGTGGGCATTGAAGTGGAATTGCTGCCGATGGATGGAACGGCTTATGGTAACCGTACATTGGACATGAACAATACAGACTTTGAATTGTCCTTTGGTGGATA contains these protein-coding regions:
- a CDS encoding sulfate ABC transporter substrate-binding protein, with amino-acid sequence MQTMKKKINPLYVVLMLLLVCMTVGCSKQEDASGQNGTSTDDQSNTLVIGAYSVAKDAVGELLPKFQAEWKAKTGQTVHFQESYEASGTQARAIVGGFEADVALLAMESDIDKLVKADLVSSNWKQAPNDGMITRSIVVLGTRAGNPLGIRDFEDLTKPGVKVLYPNPKTSGGAQWDINAIYGAGLKLSEAQGKKDPAVAKAFLEKVHENVESLDKSGRSSMAAFEYGVGDVIVTYENELLARIAKGVNYDIVVPKNTILIENPAVVVDKYADKHGNRELAEAFVAYLSTPEAQRIFAKHGFRSVDPEVFAETKSSFPTPEGLFDINYLGGWDKVRSTLYSKRGVWYQVLAGL
- a CDS encoding ABC transporter substrate-binding protein, giving the protein MKSKKMWLSLMLVLVVAIMSACGSSGDGTSSSSNNAENTATTDDGQPKDGGSIIIAVQDDPKVMNPIYAGDRVTLTIDQSLYAPLFNVNDGKKTYVLAESDSFSDDHLTYTLKLKDGLKWHDGQPLTADDIVFTMDSILDEKQHSSSRSQYVFDGKPVKVTKVDDLTVEFKLPEVSAAFEGALVSFSPIPKHIFEGEADIEKSDKNNNPIGSGPFKFKEYRPGEYVTLERFDDYFAGKAHLDSVTYRVAKDPNAANLALQNGEIQMRMVDTQDYNKLNDTGKFNMLTYPEGRLQYMVFNLNVPSMQKKEVRQAIAYALDKNELITASYSSADFAEPAPSILTPDTLYQTNDVEKYDYNVEKAKQLLADAGVSNLKLRLAYTNTNKPQTSQALYIQQKLKDVGIEVELLPMDGTAYGNRTLDMNNTDFELSFGGYIMGYEPDAYKSLFLSDAAYNYSHYKNADFDKLWNEAAVQIDETKRGDLYKQIQQTVANEMTVYPIAYTKAVVAVDNTYGGVEDANPKPVVMLEDLSKIYKK